A DNA window from Camelina sativa cultivar DH55 chromosome 17, Cs, whole genome shotgun sequence contains the following coding sequences:
- the LOC104758046 gene encoding polyadenylate-binding protein RBP47C-like, translating into MADVKIESESSDSQPLVDTNQPAPPQPPQPQPPVEEEENQPKASLTPTPPPPPPQYMAMRYPPAVVLPHHMMYAPPPPPPPYSPYHQYPNQHHPHLSRGGNNNKHQNASNGENKTVWVGDLYHWMDESYLNSSFGSAGEIVSVKVIRNKHNGHSEGYGFVEFESHDVADKVLQKFNGATMPTTEQPFRLNWASFSTGEKRLENNGPDLSIFVGDLAPDVSDTLLHETFSEKYPSVKAAKVVFDATTRRSKGYGFVRFGDDNERNKAMTEMNGVKCSSRAMRIGPATPRKTTGYQQQGGYMPNGAMARPEGETLNTTIFVGGLDSSVTDEDLRQPFSDYGEIVSVKIPVGKGCGFVQFVNRPNAEEALEKLNGTVIGKQTVRLSWGRSPANKQPRDKYGNQWVVPYYGGQYFNGYGYMAPQPLDPRMYPATPYGGYPMYGGHQQQVS; encoded by the exons ATGGCAGACGTCAAGATTGAATCTGAATCCTCGGATTCTCAGCCTTTGGTCGACACCAATCAACCTGCTCCTCCACAGCCACCACAGCCGCAGCCACCggttgaagaagaggagaaccAACCAAAAGCATCTCTGACGCCGACGCCACCGCCACCGCCGCCACAGTATATGGCTATGAGATATCCACCAGCGGTTGTACTGCCTCACCATATGATGTACGCGCCGCCGCCTCCACCGCCGCCGTACTCACCTTATCATCAATATCCGAATCAGCACCACCCCCATCTCTCTCGTGGTGGTAATAACAATAAGCATCAGAACGCTTCTAACGGTGAGAACAAAACCGTTTGGGTTGGTGATTTGTATCATTGGATGGATGAGTCTTATCTTAATTCTTCTTTTGGATCCGCCGGCGag ATTGTTTCGGTTAAGGTGATCCGTAACAAGCACAATGGTCATTCAGAAGGCTATGGATTCGTGGAGTTTGAATCCCATGATGTAGCTGATAAGGTTTTGCAGAAGTTTAATGGAGCGACTATGCCAACTACTGAGCAGCCTTTCCGTTTGAACTGGGCTAGTTTTAGCACCGGTGAGAAGCGGTTGGAGAACAATGGACCTGATCTCTCTATCTTCGTGGGGGATTTGGCTCCGGATGTGTCTGATACTTTGCTGCACGAGACGTTCTCTGAGAAGTACCCGTCGGTTAAAGCTGCTAAAGTTGTCTTTGATGCTACTACTAGAAGGTCGAAAGGCTACGGCTTTGTGAGGTTTGGTGATGATAATGAAAGGAACAAAGCCATGACTGAGATGAATGGTGTTAAGTGTTCTAGTAGAGCTATGCGTATCGGTCCTGCTACCCCGAGGAAGACTACTGGTTATCAACAACAAG GTGGATACATGCCGAATGGTGCCATGGCGCGTCCTGAAGGGGAGACATTGAACACAACA ATATTTGTTGGAGGACTTGACTCTAGTGTCACTGACGAAGACCTAAGGCAACCTTTCTCTGATTATGGGGAAATAGTCTCTGTCAAGATTCCTGTTGGTAAAGGATGTGGGTTTGTTCAGTTTGTTAACAG ACCAAATGCAGAGGAGGCTTTGGAGAAACTAAATGGGACTGTAATTGGAAAGCAAACAGTTCGGCTTTCGTGGGGACGTAGTCCAGCCAATAAGCAG CCTAGAGATAAGTATGGAAACCAATGGGTTGTACCATACTACGGAGGACAGTATTTCAATGGGTATGGATACATGGCACCGCAACCTCTTGACCCGAGAATGTATCCCGCTACACCTTACGGAGGGTATCCAATGTACGGTGGCCATCAGCAACAAGTTAGCTGA